The following is a genomic window from Chanos chanos chromosome 1, fChaCha1.1, whole genome shotgun sequence.
TACTCTCGTTCCCCCTAGCATGATGACAGAATAAATGAAGTCAACAGTCTGTTCTCTGCATGAGTGCGGTGAACTAAACGGACAATTCGCTTTCATCCTTCAGCTCATGTAGCTGTCTCACTTAACGCGCAAACACGAACTTACATGGATCAAATAACTCACAATTAATTTGCAGACTTCTACAGATGTTCACAGGAGACATAGACCCACTTCCAGTTTTCTAAatattgtgctgtgtttattttcGTTATTGTAAACACTTGGGCTGAAGCATGAcgatattaaaatattatgtaCATAGCATCAGTGTTTGGCTCAGATGGTTCAAAATGTTGTGTAAGTATGCAATTATGAGTTATGAATATAGGAAAAATCCATTAAGAGTGAACAATATCCGCATAGATGTGTACTGTTAGTGCCTACTGCATTAGGAAAACTGCCATTGGCGCGACCACAGAACAAATCCCAATATGCCTACTGTTAAAAGATAAAGAATGTAGGTCCCTTTGTACCTGATCAGTCGCTTGCCAGGTAAAGTTCACGTGGTGAATATTGACAGGAATTGCGGGCATCCGTTGCTGTGCTTTTTTGAAGTCGTGTGTGAATGGGGCCATTTTACCCTCTGACACGATCAAAATATCTTCCTCAAAACCTGTTGAATGAAACATTAAAGTGCTAATAAAGCTCATGCAATATATAAAAGATAAATACGCCTCTACCTTCAAACAGTTATATCGTTAAACTAGGAGAAACagatgcaaaacttttttttgtacagttaaAAGCCTCAGAACGAAGAATAAGGTGGTCTCTTACACAATTCGCGCCATTTATGAAATTGCACGAGATACTATTTACCAATTAATATCCTGGCTTGGTTCGCATCAATCCACATGTACAAACTTCCTTGCTGGGGGGAGGCTTCGATAACCAAGAGCCCTAAAAGTAGAAGAAACAACACCTTTACTGGAAGCTGAAAGGCAGGTGTCTCGGAAGTCATTATTAGCATCCCCTTGAGCTGTTGCAATTTCGGTTTTGCTGTATCACCCCCACTGATCAAGTTCCGAGAACTATATGTAACACCACTGTGCCTGGGATTGACAGAATGAAATGCCTGAGCTCGGTCACAGACTACTTGTATACACTAGGATTTGCAGTTCACAGTTATCACCATAAGATGGCACAGCGAGACAAACAGGCACGCAGAGACAGCTAATGGGTTCAACCTTTGTAGTATAACTGGCAGTCAAATAACGTTTAAAGTAATAACTTATATCTTAATTTCTTAAATAAAGTTAGTTCCGTAAACACCACGCCCGTATTACTACTTGAGTTACGCAATTTTTTAGTGCTCTTGATGGTGCCCAGTAACAAACTTTAAGTCTTCATGGGGATTTGAACAAAATGAGATAGCACTAGCCCATacgaaacagtgaaacagtttaAGACTCGGGTGCAATGCTGTAGCGTGCTCGGTCCATcgtttaatgtttaattattcTGGATGGCTTTGGGGCGAACGCAGTCACATTTAATAGACTGTACACAGCTTATCAGCGTTCAACGAGGATTTGCTAAACGGAAATAAACCAGATATTTTTTTGCAAAACCACTGGATTGATGTACTTTTAATCGCACAAAGCCTAGTTTTAGTTTTCCTGCATAACCTTAGCCCACCCAACCTCAGTCAAACAAAAACTGAcatctaaataataataataatttaaaaaaaaactttgacattttcatcaaaCGCCTTATTGTTATTTAGGTTTAACTCTGCATTGTTGGTCCCAGGTTTCAAACCGGGCAATTAATTGCACGACACACTACAAACGACATGCATCTGCCTCGTCCGATTTTGGTTCCCCTGTTATTTCTATATAACTGAACGGATAATTCATGCTGCTTGCAGCACTGAACTGGCCCGCCTGCCTAAGTTCAATGAACTTTTTTCTCCCAAGTTTACTGTCTGGGTCGGCTACTTTTACGTCACTTCCCCtgatgctttctgtgtgtgagttttcgTTCAAAGATGGCGTCCACACAATTAACGGATGAGGAGCTTTACTCAGAGTTAAAGCGCCTTGGATTTACCCCAGGCCCAGTCAGCGAGCACACACGGCCTGTATACTtgaaaaaacttaaaaaacttCGGGAGGAACAACAGCAAAGAGCTAGAAGCGGGAAAACACGCAACAGCGGGAGCATCAACAACAGTGGCGGTGGTGGCAACAGCAGTAACACAGCGGCGGGAGCTTCGGGATTCAGAGCCAGGCCAGGGAGCAATGACGTCACGAACCTGAACGCAACCCGAAGCCCCGGCGGTCGTCCTGATCTGAACGCAAAGCGCAGTAGCAGGGGAGGAAAGTTCGTTTTGGGATTCAGTTCGGACGAGTCGGATGCCGAAGCCTCCCAGAAAAAAGGAGGCCCAAACCATAGTGGTAGCAGGAAAGATCGAGGCTCCGCGTTGCAGCAGGAGATAAGGCCTACAGGAACACCCACCGCTGCTCGCAGGAGTTCAGGAATTGGCGTGAGTAGCAACAAATCCCCTATCGGGTTACTGGAGGCAAGAAAAGGCGTCCCCGAGTCGTCTTGGTGGGGAGACCGGGAAAAATCTAGCATCAGGCTCTCACATTCCACCGTTAGTAACAGTTATGATGAAGCCAACGAAGACAACGATTACGAGGAGGAGTCAGAGAGGGACAGTCGGGCTGTGAACGGGAGTAGGGTGTCTCACACATCGAATACACTCGTCGGGGATTATTCAGATTcggaagaagaggaagggaaTCAGTCCGAGCGAGAACGTCAGAGGGAACGTCGTCTGCTCTCTAGACGGAGTCTGCCGAAATCTGCGTCCTACCAATACAGAAGTGTCAAGGGGTCGGAAAGCAGCCAGGAAAGGGCGTCAGGCGTAAGCAGAGTAAATGGCACTCCTGGTAACCGTCTAGACATGACTGGTGAACGGGGGGAGGACGATGACGAGGAAACGAGGCACTTTGGTGAATTGGTGCTGAGTGGCAGCTCGTTGAGCCGCAGCTATCCAAAAAGACATAGCTTTGTCTTCGGCGACATGGGCGAAAGCAGCGGGgagagcagcaacagcagccaGACTGCATACAGCAAAAACCACGTCGACAACGGAGAGGACACTGCCAGCAGGAGCAGGTCCAACATAGGGCTCAGACCTCGGTTTTCCACGTACAACAGTATCTCACCGACGTACCGTCCTAACCACTCAAATCACACGAGCTCCAACCATGCTTACGGCCAGGCGAGTATCAAGCGGAAGCATTCGGTCCCGGAGGACGAGCTCCTTCAACAATTTAAAAGGGAAGAGGTGACTGCCACGGGAGGCTTCAGCGCACATTACCTGTCCATGTTCCTCCTCGCGGCTGCTTGTTTGTTCTTCGTGCTGCTAGGCCTCGTTTACGTGCGTATGCGAGGCGCCACACCACCAGGTGATGTCAGTGAGTATTGTTACTACCTTGTTATAAGTGTATTGTTTGTCGCGTGTTAACTGTGTGAAACGGTGCGTTTACCCACTGTTTAATCATATTTATAGCATGCTTTTGTGTATTTGTCATGTCAGCGAACAAAAATGGACTAAAACAATGTCAACAAATAGAGAGAATAGAGCAGTCTCAGTCGGCTCTAGGTTAAGCAGTTTGAAACGGGTTTGTTGATAGATGTCATATTCCCTGGCTTTTATGGAAAAAGCTTTTAGGTTCAATGTGATTAGAGACTGCCTCCCCAGACTGCTGTTGTAATCCAGAATGCTTCTGCTATTAAAAGCCTTGGATTGTTACTGTACTTGGACACCATATTCCAAAGTATGTCAGCAGCATTCCTTAAACATGATTTTATTTAAGTCTCCAGTCAGGGAAGTTTCCTTGGTTTAGGGCAGTTGTAAATATAGACGTTGTATATTTGATGTATATTCAGATAATTGTTGTATTCCACAGCCTGGACAAATAATTAACAAGTTGAATCAGACATGTTGGTGCTGAATATGTTCCCCTGATGGAGACCTTATAGTTTTGCAATatgatgagtgagtgaacaagcaGAAATCACATTGATTTTTATGTGTATTTCAACAGTTTTAGACAGGAAGTCACTTAAATGCATTTGAGgtgctgtgtgttctcattTGTCCATAATAACGTAACTTAcgatgtaataataataaggcATTGAAAGTATCACCGAATAATGTTGGTAAATTTTGTAGATCTCTGCCTCTAATCTGTGAGATTTCAAGGGAAACAGCTTTGACTTGAGAGTGTATGGCAGACATCTAGGTCACAGATGAACTAAAGCAGCCTAATTGTACAGCTCTCATGAGACCTAGGAAGTCTGTGGCCCTGGATGGAGTGACTAACTGGCTGGACCTCCTTCTGGCTTTTTGCCCTGTTTGTAGGAGCACACAGTCTCACATGCAACATAGCTtggtgaaaatgtttgtttaattgtaAAAGGACTGGAATATGCTCTTGTTTTAGCCTAGGCCTATAGCATGTGTGCACTGATTCTTACATCAGTATGTTTTCAATTATAAAGCTTAATTAATGATGCTCAAcctttgttttcatatttgataatgcaaattattttcaaatgtttgctGCGCCGTTTTTTTAGGTCAGTTTGGACAAGTGTCTTATCTGCCAAATGACTAATGTTACTTTTGATGGTCTCACCCGTACCTCTCTGTAATGCATACAAGTAGGTGTATGTCTAGACttaatgaatgttttctctctacATCAGGGGCATTAGATAAACCTCCCTTTAGTCCAGATAGCCAGGTCTCAGTTTGAATCTGAGCAAATCAGCCAGCTAGGGGGTCTGCAAGCCAATAAAGGTAGATGCAAATGATGGCACAGTCTCCAGCGACTCTGTTGGTAATTATGTTGTAAACACAGGCCCTGAATCACACTCTTCATACTCAAGGTTTCTGTCCTTGGATGTCTTTGGAATCTTTACTTGGCTCCTGGTTCCATTCATCCCTGTCACTGATTGTGGGGAGTTAGTCTGTGACTGAGACGATGTGGCATAGCACTGCTAATTTTGGGCAGACTCCAGCCCAGAGGAGTGAACTCCACTATCAGACGGTGACTCAACTGTGAGCCAGGACCAGGAAGAATCACACATTTCCCTCAGCAGACAGTGTTGAGAAATAcagtcatttgcagtgttttcccctttgttttaaaggaattttctctctcagccccaTGGTTTGAGATATAACTGACAGAGTTTAGGCTTATGTTCTGTAATAATATtcctctcttactttctcttgCAGTCAAGAGCCATCCATTTGGTGCAGAGTTTGATACCTCTTATGTAAGTACTTTTTATCAGACACTTTTTATCAGACCCCTGTGCTCATacttaatttgtttgttttttttgtattcatatGTTTCCTAGTTTTTTGTCAGAGTGAATTTGTATTCATGTAGTATATTTGCTTGTCCCAGgacaacaaagagaaagacataatTCTGaaactcctcctccaccttcaTGATCATTTGGCCAACATAGCAGGTAATTACGTGTGTTTGAACTCTTAGAACATAAGGGTGTGCTGTTACTAAACAGGGACATTTTCCCATGGTTGCATTAAGTCTTTAAGCACATACACATGTTCTGGTTATAGTTTGTCCATGGTTTTATTGGTAAAAGTACCCTAACcagttacattaaaaaaaaaaaaattagaagtGTGAAAATTGGTTGCATGCAGTGATGTGCAAAGTTCTTTGGCTCCATTTCTTAACATTCAGAAATGCAGGCGATACATAACTGTGATCATAATGTGGAAAGCATGTCATGAGACATGCATCAATGTTCAGGTTTTTTCAGAGAGCAGCCAGCAGCCTTTCTGCACCCCACAAAACCTGAGTGTCATTAATTGTTTCCGCTCCTAAAACAGATAAGGAAAGTGGAAAAAGTAAACATCATTAACCTGTACActcaatgtttgtttgtttatttatttatttattttacaggaGAACATGACTGTGGAGATCACAACCATCCGTCAAACAGAAGTCTCTCCATAACCCAGGCCTCTAACTATTTGAAGGTAAAGTCTTCAGCCGTTTGGAACACAACTGTCACTCATAGTTTTATAAGTGTGCTGTCTGGACCCTCCCTTAAAGAGTAGGTTATGATTAATTCATAGTAAAGTGCTCTTGAGTTAAACATGGGTCACATCAACTTTAGACTCACTCACTGGTTACTTCTGCATATAGTATATCTATTTGATTCCAGAATTGTTGGTTATAAATTGTTGTCTGTTCAATATAGCTTCAAAATGAGGCCTATGAAGACTTTATGATGACTGCTCTTGAGTGGATTATTCGAACCGGGCAGGATGTTGGCATAAGGTGAGTGTAGACTTTTACGTTTACAGTGACTACTGTGTTAttgattttaatgtttatttaaatggtCTTGCAAAGTAAGACCATTTAGTCTCTTAGTCTCAGAAGTGTGACTGCTAAAGAAACCCATACTATGCATATTGCACATACAGTTCCTCTTACATTTTAGCAGAGTTGTGGAGTGGGGAATGTACTTCACTCACTTCAGAAAGACAGATCCATGTGACCAATGTTTCTTTTTATGCTGAGGTTATGTAGCAGAATCAAGACCTCCATCTACTGTTTTATTAAATAGAGGTGTTCAGACTCTATTCCGAATGCTGTTTTTGATGGTTGTTTAGGTTAATTGGTGCTATTCCTGAGGAACCTGTGGTAGATGTGTCAGAGATCTCTCGTTTGGAGTCCACACATCCCCGAATGTCCTTTGTCTGTCGCTTTAGGCGCGCTTTCTTCACTGTCATTCACAGGGTGCTGCTTATTCTCGCAGGTACACCACACAACCAGCCAaatcagtaaacaaaacaaaagtccaactCATGAATAATGCTATATGAATGTTACTCTTTTTGCTTGCAATAAAAGTTACACTCCACTTTGCATTGTCTGTCTGAAGGAATTGGTATAGTGTGGGGCTTGCTGTCCTATATGAAATACcgctggaggagagaggaagaagagaccAGACAGATGTATGACATGGTGGAGAGGATAATTGGTGTGGTATCATTTTTTTACCATACAGAATTAGTATCTTTGTCTGGTTTTTAAGAGCAGAAacctgtgaaatgaaaatgtctcGGTGCTGATTGCCGTTTTTGTCCAAACAGACGTTTTGAGGAGCCATAGTGAGGCATGCCAGGAGAATAAGGACCTGCAGCCCTACCTGCCAATACCTCATGTTCGTGACTCACTCATTCAGCCACAAGACAGGTCTGTTCTCAACTACGTACGCCTGCAGTGTAGTGCTTTAAAGTCTGGAGGATACAACCCCACTGCTGAACTTACTGTCACTCTCCAAAATTGTTAGCTTTTCATACTCTCCTTTTTTTAAGTGCAGTCCAGTTGTTTTCttgataaagtttttttttgttgttgtttttttttttaaatttagcttCATCAGAATGTGTGCAAATTACCACTCTGTTCTAAACAGCAATGTTTCTAACAATCCTTTTtaggaagaaaatgaagaacgTGTGGAAAAGAGCTGTGGCATTCCTGTCTGCAGATGAGTCTCGCGTCAGAACAGAATCACAAAGGATTGGGGGAGCAGACTTCACTGTTTGGAGGTGGCTGCAGCCCTCCACGTCCTGTGACAAGATGTCCAGTTCACCCTCCAAAGTGTGGCAGGGCAAAGGTCAGCCAGAGaacatttttcccctcagattCTTAAGATTGTTATTCAGTCGatcatttacagttttattcaaaATGGTTGGCGATTTAATGaagctcttttcttttgaacatgATGTACATATCATCACGGATTTGTTGGGAATATAGTCCCAGACAGTTTTCTGTGTTCATTGGTCTTTTAACTTAAAGGGGAGGACCacaatatttttcacatttggACCCATTGTAGTAgaatatgtttttgtcttttccagcATTCCCTTTGGACCGGAGGAATTCTCCACCTAACAGTTTAACGCCATGTCTGAAGATTCGCAACATGTTTGACCCTGTAATGTGAGTACCTTACCTACGCCCTCTCTAAGGAGATCACCCCTAACACTTGGGTCAATGAGCAATTTTTCTACACAGTAAACATTACAAATGACCACAACTTTACCGATGCTGCTAGTCAGGCATCATGCACAAATGACTGCTTACTGTTGCTGTCTGAGCAGTTTTTCATACAAACATCCCTTTAGAGCTCAACAAAACTGCAACTGTCTtattttcaagattttttttaaatcagatgcTGTTGGTCAGTTTTGGTTGGGTAGTTTCATATGTAGTAAATGATCATGTGATGACATAATACTGGGGTTGAAAAGACTTTACTTTGTTCTCCTCTGGTTTGCACAGGGAAGTAGGGGAGAACTGGCACCTTGCAATTCATGAAGCCATCCTGGAGAAATGCAGTGACAACGATGGTATTGTCCACATCGCTGTTGATAAGAACTCAAGAGAGGTAGGTTTGCAGTGG
Proteins encoded in this region:
- the lemd3 gene encoding inner nuclear membrane protein Man1, with protein sequence MASTQLTDEELYSELKRLGFTPGPVSEHTRPVYLKKLKKLREEQQQRARSGKTRNSGSINNSGGGGNSSNTAAGASGFRARPGSNDVTNLNATRSPGGRPDLNAKRSSRGGKFVLGFSSDESDAEASQKKGGPNHSGSRKDRGSALQQEIRPTGTPTAARRSSGIGVSSNKSPIGLLEARKGVPESSWWGDREKSSIRLSHSTVSNSYDEANEDNDYEEESERDSRAVNGSRVSHTSNTLVGDYSDSEEEEGNQSERERQRERRLLSRRSLPKSASYQYRSVKGSESSQERASGVSRVNGTPGNRLDMTGERGEDDDEETRHFGELVLSGSSLSRSYPKRHSFVFGDMGESSGESSNSSQTAYSKNHVDNGEDTASRSRSNIGLRPRFSTYNSISPTYRPNHSNHTSSNHAYGQASIKRKHSVPEDELLQQFKREEVTATGGFSAHYLSMFLLAAACLFFVLLGLVYVRMRGATPPGDVIKSHPFGAEFDTSYDNKEKDIILKLLLHLHDHLANIAGEHDCGDHNHPSNRSLSITQASNYLKLQNEAYEDFMMTALEWIIRTGQDVGIRLIGAIPEEPVVDVSEISRLESTHPRMSFVCRFRRAFFTVIHRVLLILAGIGIVWGLLSYMKYRWRREEEETRQMYDMVERIIDVLRSHSEACQENKDLQPYLPIPHVRDSLIQPQDRKKMKNVWKRAVAFLSADESRVRTESQRIGGADFTVWRWLQPSTSCDKMSSSPSKVWQGKAFPLDRRNSPPNSLTPCLKIRNMFDPVMEVGENWHLAIHEAILEKCSDNDGIVHIAVDKNSREGCVYVKCLSAEHSGKAFKALHGSWFDGKLVTVKYLRLDRYHQRFPQALNCNTPLKPSSSSMNSMSRTHQRSCSSSLGFS